The following nucleotide sequence is from Chryseobacterium sp. CY350.
ATAATTGAAAGAATATTGTTCTGATAATATAGTTTAAATTAATGAAAATAACAAATCTAAAGTGGGAAGATTTAAAGGTAAGGTGAATGTTTAATGCCCTGAAGCGCAATTTATAATTCGATTCTTCTTTTTTTAAACATCTGAGGATTATAATTGATGATAAATACGCCAAGAATAATTAAAACCGCTGCAATGATAAATTTTGCTGAAATACTTTCGTCTAATATCAACCAGCTGAGGAAGATAGAAATTACAGTGTTGACATAAGCTAAAATCGAAACCTGAACCGGCGAAATTTTTGTCAACGCATAATGAAAGGCAAAAAAAGCAGAAACAGAACCGAAAACAGCAAGGTAAATCATCGCCGAAATACTTTTGATACTCCAGTTTTCGTAGTTGTAACTTTCTGAAAAAAGAAAGGCAAAGATAAGCTGTACAATTCCTGCAAATGCAAACTGATAAAATAGATTAAGTGAAATATTTTTGCTTTGAATATTCAGTTTTTTAGTGAAAATAGTTCCCGAAGCCCAGCCTCCGATGGCAATGAATAGATAAATGATTCCTAAACGGTAATCTGGGTTTGCCATATCAGACAAACCATCCCAAAAGATAAATAAAATACCGCTAAAACACATTAAAACCCCAAAAAAAGCCCGAAAAGTGAACTTCTGTAATCCTATGGCTACACTTCCAAGAAAAACAACAATGGGAGAACATGCACTGATAAGAGACGTTAGACTGCTGGTAACATCTTCTTCTGCTACGGTGGTCATTCCGTTTGCTACAATAAGCATCAGTGTCGAAAAGATCAACTGATAGCCTAGATTTTTCCAACCTATCCATCTGAATTCTTTTCGGTATAGCAATAAAAAAAGCATGATCATTGCCGCAAGAAATTGCCTGATTCCAGCAACAAACCACGCAGGGATAGTTTCTACAGCGACACGGATCGCCAAAAAAGTAGTTCCCCAAACGATGGCAACAGTAAGTACGGCAAAAATAAGTTTATAGTCTCTCAAAATAATGCAAAATGGTGTGCAAATATATTTATTTTTAAATGAAAAATTATGCCATACTTGCTATTCAGCCCAATTGTGTGCAATGAATTTTTTATTAGAATAAATTAGGCAGACAAGTGATAAGGCTGATTCCTGCTCATTCAATTGAAGCCGAAAATTTCATTCGAGATGCTAAAATTCTTATCTTTGAGCAATCTAATATATTATAGAAATGGTAGGAATTATCATGGGAAGTCAGAGCGACTTGCCAATCATGGAACAGGCTGCGAATTTTTTGAAAAGTTTAGACATTCCCTATGAATTGACTGTGGTTTCGGCTCACAGAACGCCTGAAAGAATGTTTGACTATGCAAAACACGCCAAAAAAAGAGGATTAAAAGTGATAATCGCCGGAGCGGGAGGAGCCGCACATCTTCCCGGAATGGTTGCAAGCTGTACTACTTTGCCTGTAATTGGGGTTCCTATTTTGTCAAGCAATTCTATTGACGGATGGGATTCTGTTTTGTCTATCCTTCAAATGCCGGGCGGAATTCCGGTGGCAACGGTTGCCCTGAACGGAGCATTAAATGCCGGAATTTTAGCTGCAAAAATATTAGGAACAGGAGATGAAAACGTGGCCGAAAAACTTCAGGTTTATCAGGATACGCTGAAAGATAAAGTATTGGGAACTGTAGATGAGATTAAAGCAAAACATCCCAATCTTTACGACTTGTAATGATTCAGATTTAATATAAAAACAACAAAGCCTCGCAAGATCGCGAGGCTTTGTTGTTTTATTTTTTGATGAATTTAAAAGTCTGAATTTTTTCTTTCGTTAAAATCTGTAAAATATAATTTCCCGGTATAAGATCTTGTATGTTGATGTAATCTTTTGTCACATAATCATTGGCTATCAATCTTCCGCTGAGATCTGTGATGATATAGCTTTCAGCATTCTTGATATTTTTAAGATAAATAAAAT
It contains:
- a CDS encoding DMT family transporter, which gives rise to MRDYKLIFAVLTVAIVWGTTFLAIRVAVETIPAWFVAGIRQFLAAMIMLFLLLYRKEFRWIGWKNLGYQLIFSTLMLIVANGMTTVAEEDVTSSLTSLISACSPIVVFLGSVAIGLQKFTFRAFFGVLMCFSGILFIFWDGLSDMANPDYRLGIIYLFIAIGGWASGTIFTKKLNIQSKNISLNLFYQFAFAGIVQLIFAFLFSESYNYENWSIKSISAMIYLAVFGSVSAFFAFHYALTKISPVQVSILAYVNTVISIFLSWLILDESISAKFIIAAVLIILGVFIINYNPQMFKKRRIEL
- the purE gene encoding 5-(carboxyamino)imidazole ribonucleotide mutase, whose protein sequence is MVGIIMGSQSDLPIMEQAANFLKSLDIPYELTVVSAHRTPERMFDYAKHAKKRGLKVIIAGAGGAAHLPGMVASCTTLPVIGVPILSSNSIDGWDSVLSILQMPGGIPVATVALNGALNAGILAAKILGTGDENVAEKLQVYQDTLKDKVLGTVDEIKAKHPNLYDL